One stretch of Ipomoea triloba cultivar NCNSP0323 chromosome 8, ASM357664v1 DNA includes these proteins:
- the LOC116027326 gene encoding F-box only protein 6-like, with protein sequence MEGLAMLRQLIGQVQELLELYGGYPSTVVPANYFLQLQPPPPHHPRWCFLNLDDSSIEDSCYNLLVTAGKSENLKMLEPGKPPPKKKVRKERNRGRSDGTTCSTEAMEHHIWKEFPEDLFEAVIARLPIATFFRFRSVCKKWNSMLTSQSFSEQCAEVPQQQPWFYTITHENVNTGAMYDPDSRKWHHPTIPALPTKLIVLPVASAGGLVCFLDIGHRSFYVCNPLTRSFKELPARSVKVWSRVAVGMTLNGKSACEGYRILWVGCDGEYEVYDSIENCWSPGSMPSNIKLPLALNFKSHTVSTGSTLYFMRSDPDGIVSYDMVSGVWKQFIIPAPPHLSDHTLAECGGRIMLVGLLTKNAATCVCIWELQKMTLLWKEVDRMPNVWCLEFYGKHVRMTCLGNKGLLMLSLRSRQMNRLITYDFSTREWVKVPGCVLPRGRKKQWIACGTAFHPCLTALA encoded by the exons ATGCTCAGGCAACTCATCGGACAAGTTCAGGAGCTTTTGGAGCTTTACGGCGGTTATCCTTCCACCGTTGTTCCTGCTAATTACTTTCTTCAGCTTCAACCTCCACCGCCACACCACCCCAG ATGGTGTTTTCTGAATCTTGATGATAGTTCTATTGAGGACAGTTGCTACAATCTCCTTGTGACTGCTGGGAAATCTGAAAATCTCAAAATGTTGGAACCTGGTAAGCCTCCACCAAAAAAGAAAGTCCGAAAGGAACGAAATCGGGGAAGATCAGATGGAACTACCTGCTCTACGGAGGCTATGGAACACCATATTTGGAAAGAATTTCCAGAAGACCTTTTTGAAGCCGTCATAGCAAGACTTCCTATAGCCACCTTTTTCCGCTTCAGATCAGTTTGCAAAAAGTGGAATTCAATGCTTACTTCTCAAAGCTTCTCTGAGCAATGCGCCGAAGTCCCTCAACAACAGCCATGGTTTTACACCATCACCCATGAAAATGTGAATACTGGAGCCATGTATGATCCTGACTCGAGGAAATGGCATCACCCTACCATTCCTGCTCTCCCAACCAAGTTAATAGTTTTACCAGTGGCTTCTGCTGGGGGTCTCGTCTGTTTTCTTGATATTGGACATAGGAGCTTTTACGTGTGCAACCCGCTTACAAGGTCTTTTAAGGAGTTGCCAGCCAGGTCAGTGAAGGTGTGGTCACGTGTGGCAGTTGGGATGACTCTGAACGGAAAATCAGCGTGTGAGGGATACAGGATCCTTTGGGTTGGTTGTGATGGGGAGTATGAAGTTTATGACTCAATAGAGAACTGTTGGAGTCCCGGAAGTATGCCCTCAAATATTAAGCTTCCACTTGCACTAAACTTTAAGTCACATACAGTCTCCACTGGTAGCACACTTTACTTCATGCGATCAGACCCTGATGGAATTGTGTCTTATGACATGGTCTCGGGAGTCTGGAAGCAGTTCATAATCCCCGCTCCCCCCCATCTGAGTGATCACACTCTCGCAGAATGTGGGGGGCGCATAATGCTCGTGGGGCTGCTGACAAAAAACGCTGCCACTTGCGTATGCATATGGGAGCTGCAAAAGATGACTCTTTTGTGGAAGGAGGTTGACAGAATGCCAAATGTATGGTGCTTGGAGTTTTACGGAAAGCACGTTAGAATGACTTGCTTGGGCAACAAAGGTTTGCTTATGCTATCACTGAGGTCAAGACAAATGAACAGGTTGATTACGTATGATTTCTCTACTCGGGAATGGGTCAAGGTCCCCGGATGTGTTCTACCTCGCGGGAGAAAGAAGCAATGGATTGCATGTGGCACTGCATTCCACCCGTGTTTGACAGCTTTGGCCTGA